CACAATACAGACAACTATTTGCACAATAGGAAGTTAAAATCAAAGTGGACGATTTCGAGTATGTCACTATCCTTTCCATATGATTTACCTTATGAAGCTATCAATGTGTATACTTCTACCAAATTTTGTCAAAACTATCCACCGAGTGAATTTTACATTCCTCGAGTTCAATAATATATGTCTGCCTCTTCACCACTATGCGTAGGGGTGATGAAACTATCATTGAATAGAAAGGATTAGTTATCACAACTCTAACGATAAGAGAAAAGGTCGATTTTCAAAAAAATTATCTATAATGCTGATTCAATGAAAAGCGCAGAGACTTTGCATTTCTTGACAATATCATATAAAAGGAGATGAAAATTTTTTTAAAAATGATGAGGGATTGTCAAAGTGAAAGTAATCTTTTTAGGAACGAGTGGCGGAATACCGACACTTTACAGGAATCTTCCTTCAGTAGCACTTATCAATGAAGGCAATGTCATTCTCTTTGACTGCGGTGAATTCACGCAAATTCAACTGATAAAATCATCTATAAAACTGGGAAGAATTGATAAAATATTCATCTCCCATCTACACGGTGACCATGTCACAGGATTGCCGGGGCTGTTGATGCTCTTAAATCATGCATCGAGGGAGAAACCTCTTCATATTTATGGTCCGGCAGGGCTTAAAAACTACATCTTTTCAACAAAAAAGATACTCAACTTTTATTTAGGATACCATATCTATGTAAACGAAATATGTGCCGGAGAAACAATAAACGGCGATGGATATAAAATCATTACCTTTCCTCTGGAGCATACAACGTTTACTCTTGGCTTCAGCTATATTGAAGATGAAAAACCGGGAAAGCTCGACATCGATAAAACAAGAGCTTTGGGTGTGCCGGAAGGTCCATTACTGAAACGATTGAAAAATGGCGAAGACATTAAGCTTGAAGATGGGAGAACGGTATTTTCAGCCGATGTGGTCGGCCCACCTGTTGAAGGACGAAAAATCGTTTATGCTGTGGATACAAGACCAACTGATAGTGTAGTGGAAAACTCAATTGGCGCCGATTTATTGATACATGATGGAATGTTTTTAAAAGATATTGAAGATGAAGCCGCTAAACGGGGGCATTGTACAGCAGAATCAGCCGCTAATATTGCAAAAAAAGCAGAAGTGAAAAGATTGATACTGACTCATATCAGTCCCCGCTATGTATCTGGCAAACCATTGGCTGAAGAGGCAAAGGCAGTTTTTGAAAACACCTTTGTTGCCTATGACTTGTTGGAAGTTGAAATAGAAAGAAAAAAAGCTCAGCTTCCGGGCAAATAAAAAATCATAATTTTCGTTCGTACCCACAATTCCAGCATTCGGTGAATTGACCCTCGATGTTCTCGCCGCATTTTGGGCAATTCCACGATGGCAGAAATCTGTCTTGTTTCTGCTTACTTATAATTTCAACAGCTTTATCAAAATCTTCGTCATTCAAAACCCATACTTCAGGCCAACATTCATTTGTAGGCACTTCACCCCCGAGATTTGCAATATGCTCATTTTTCATAATGCATGCTATTCCATTCTCTTCCAATATACCCTTGAAAAGAGCTGCAAGAGAAAAATTCGGAGATGAATAAACTTTCTTCACTTTTTGAATCCTATCATAGAAAATGCAATTTTTCTCAGCTAACTTATTTGATGATTAAAACGGTTCATTTTATCTGATTTGTTTTTTTTTATCAAAAATCCTCTGCAATAGAGAAAAAAATCGTGAAAGTACCAATTACTTACTCCTCTTTCTTTTGTTTTTCCTCTATGATTTCAATATCATACCCATCAGGATCACATACAAAAAGATACTTCGATCCAACTTCAGGCCGTGCTGGCCAATATTCCCATCCAAGCTTTTTAATTTTTTCCTCTACTTCATCGAGATTAGAGACAGAAAAAGCCAGATGTCCAAATTGATCTCCCAGTTCATAGTCTCTGCCATCATGATTGTAAGTCAATTCGATAAAGTGTTTTTCCTCATCGTCTGAGAGGAAAACAAGAGTTGCCTCATCACCTATGGTTTTACGCTTTACTTCATGAAGTCCTATAAAACCACAGTAAAACTCGAGACTTCTTTCGATATCTCTAACCCTAATCATTGTATGAACAAAACGCATTTCACTATCTCCTTCTCAATCTGTTACAAAACAACAATTTGATAGCCCTGAGAAGCCCACTTTGAAATGCTGGGATGTCCTAAAAAATCATTTGCCATAGAGATTTTTCTTTCTTCCAACTTTTTATGCACCTTGAAAGCCGTTGCGCAAAAATCACATATTACTTCTATAACGCCTTTCTCTTTGAGTTGATCATAGATACTTTCAAATCCGGTTTTTTCAGTCGGATTCGTCAATGCTTCAATCCATTCCGT
The genomic region above belongs to Candidatus Schekmanbacteria bacterium and contains:
- the rnz gene encoding ribonuclease Z, coding for MVKVKVIFLGTSGGIPTLYRNLPSVALINEGNVILFDCGEFTQIQLIKSSIKLGRIDKIFISHLHGDHVTGLPGLLMLLNHASREKPLHIYGPAGLKNYIFSTKKILNFYLGYHIYVNEICAGETINGDGYKIITFPLEHTTFTLGFSYIEDEKPGKLDIDKTRALGVPEGPLLKRLKNGEDIKLEDGRTVFSADVVGPPVEGRKIVYAVDTRPTDSVVENSIGADLLIHDGMFLKDIEDEAAKRGHCTAESAANIAKKAEVKRLILTHISPRYVSGKPLAEEAKAVFENTFVAYDLLEVEIERKKAQLPGK
- a CDS encoding DUF2007 domain-containing protein yields the protein MKKVYSSPNFSLAALFKGILEENGIACIMKNEHIANLGGEVPTNECWPEVWVLNDEDFDKAVEIISKQKQDRFLPSWNCPKCGENIEGQFTECWNCGYERKL
- a CDS encoding lactoylglutathione lyase, with translation MRFVHTMIRVRDIERSLEFYCGFIGLHEVKRKTIGDEATLVFLSDDEEKHFIELTYNHDGRDYELGDQFGHLAFSVSNLDEVEEKIKKLGWEYWPARPEVGSKYLFVCDPDGYDIEIIEEKQKKEE